From the Palaemon carinicauda isolate YSFRI2023 chromosome 42, ASM3689809v2, whole genome shotgun sequence genome, one window contains:
- the LOC137632797 gene encoding uncharacterized protein isoform X3, translated as MLALFLFALTAKIVNCQVDLQRPIDDANASERLASALVLVTGDREASELRDHETTSDEVREPLRNRHRSPSRLDDRADDRGDPLRRDSRASVAAGSRRDKDLSNGEIGRDAKWERERTKEVQLLKEGNRSLRGGLDTSRDTFLDRQGTLQSVSVDDARDDLAKRQYSLSSVELERQRERDREEEINREVAKAEQKKQEILNNPRNVHTHKASYQVRWPSRNTQEIERERERERTKTLGRRGTGDVDRQRERDRAERGGPPDRQRPHSHQKESSREKPPILIYEKVVEYKDRDHDRRPTSHRRPTSNRYPYSYDDLTGIQDTRAPDRPVAFRPNHNADRRPEHPHYHHDHVDVVQYPSLVAAQPIAAVGPAAGQVVETVQQGVLPGLDIAEAANAQAVLQQQILAGQVIQANQLQQLALAARLRSIHARKLKQHQLAAQLQVLQANQARKAGQVLATGQAIKAGQVLATGQALKAGHALKAGQTLAAGQALATGQTLAAGQALKTGQALKAGYALKAGQALKAGQALAAGQALQAGYKLKAGQVLATGQALKAGEVLKAEQALAAGQAVKAGQALATGHALKAGQALKAGQALAAGQALQTGYNLKAGQVLATGQALKAGEALKAGQALAAGQALQAGQVQAAKGSALVNSAVQTGLNAIAASQIAGHQSAHLNHHLASAASVLGQNAGTQHYDSVVAVAAPQIQQPHAGRLVENANLLLRAQNNLLQRLILLQPYFKAGRTRGYTIPRRIPKIPVGVSLTPVQVKALPQINIQVPATVPPPTIKIPALSGILKPPLNVEYIEHILNMPDDIFKNTIQTTKNEFLATLFPTLYRDSVVDLRPIQSQEISIPSDSYGAPIYPPLTTPGTVEIFEPLSTPPHYGAPPVKIVATPAPVPVIHGPPPPAYGPPKLSTTIFETPKPPSPTYGAPVVPQTPSPTYGVPERLTPRPPSPEYGVPGTVLPIPVVPITPSPEYGVPGLPKLPSPEYGVPGLPKLPSPEYGVPGPLLPIPKLPATPSPEYGAQGLPATPSTEYGAPGPFFPSQGLPTLPSPEYGLPDPPSDSYGAPPSTHTHHNCHHDGDHHNHHHDGAHHSHHHGDGDDVLKQVPVVLEEVPFPISTPAPIFTTIKNIPAPTTSSYSDFNPVRHEKSHFGKYHVNAQGGVIPGPDSLHGHSIATPHIHTKDCGNNLHSHVTLSPTIPQGSHHSSLPLEHHSHHHDAPFVASPLEIQVHEADFLPGPIHLTISEPVNGLGPIHVTTSQPQYDDKVSHSVFQTNQRPLSVAEEVFHTTHHDQHLDPLHITTIGPHPHSIEHIDVPPVNPAVISTTPTTTSTVVVGVGLRPHGSDQEFFSPITTTFSPPLTSIAPLFPTTTFRPRVPSSTTIVQAFPTVSFSETLSTTTYSPPVPSSTYSVPTTPRPTFQSTLNPIPVTPRPTFTTTIRPIATTPTTTYTTPGTVFTTSNSPGFSTRPTFPSTIGLIPSTTPSTFDLGTTPVFVVEEFPSTTTSSTVFELRPTIVTNGQFIPTTTSRPFGSFPSASLPEDISDVIILNDGSLGSVPGTPQDVLEKFSAVNEGNEFDRIPGTDHNDDFHILSPFSKRKGNSTHNKISPFHNFQNGVPLPGVSGNKKLPVPQLVGGDGLPVSGTQDSQGALQITPEMLAKLPAYLREAPACATVPTNRSFCLMPQDYPSDLATSLIQTYRSEMEEISNALKTLPILSPDLSQAQNQLPSIDTSFDCESEERTVELSWSTDVLGSWFAIMQTPPFSQPVTVTTCSPQARAKGCRPLLQPRPLLAFHPKDPQPRPLVFDFPLPVTCVFAGSSQNVRR; from the exons ATGCTCGCCCTTTTCCTCTTCGCACTGACAGCGAAAATAGTTAATTGCCAAGTTGATCTACAACGTCCAATCGATGATGCCAACGCCTCTGAAAGACTGGCCAGCGCACTTGTCTTGGTGACAGGCGACCGCGAAGCCTCTGAGCTACGAGATCACGAAACCACCTCCGACGAGGTGCGAGAACCGCTAAGGAATAGACACCGCTCTCCCTCTCGTTTAGACGACAGGGCTGACGACAGGGGGGATCCTCTGAGGAGAGACAGCAGAGCGAGCGTGGCTGCGGGGTCGAGGCGTGACAAAGACCTCAGCAACGGAGAAATTGGGAGGGATGCCAAGTGGGAGAGAGAAAGGACAAAGGAGGTGCAGTTGTTGAAAGAGGGAAATAGAAGTCTGAGAGGAGGGCTGGATACGTCTCGAGATACATTTCTTGATCGTCAGGGAACGTTGCAAAGCGTAAGTGTAGATGACGCCAGAGATGATCTAGCGAAAAGACAATATAGTTTGTCGAGTGTGGAATTAGAACGCCAGAGAGAACGAGACCGGGAAGAGGAGATTAACAGAGAAGTTGCTAAAGCAGAACAGAAGAAACAGGAGATCCTGAATAATCCACGAAATGTCCATACACATAAAGCCTCCTATCAGGTAAGATGGCCTTCCAGAAATACACAGGAaatagagagagaaagggagagagagagaaccaagacTCTTGGAAGACGAGGGACTGGAGATGTggataggcaaagggaaagagacaGAGCCGAGAGAGGGGGACCACCAGATAGACAAAGGCCACACAGTCACCAAAAAGAATCTTCAAGAGAAAAACCACCTATCCTTATCTATGAAAAGGTTGTTGAATATAAAGATAGAGACCATGACAGACGACCAACCAGCCACCGTAGGCCAACCAGTAATCGGTATCCTTATTCCTATGATGACCTCACCGGCATACAGGATACACGAGCTCCAGATCGTCCAGTAGCATTTAGACCTAACCACAATGCAGATCGGAGACCAgaacatcctcattatcatcatgatcatgtcGACGTCGTACAGTACCCCAGTTTGGTTGCTGCCCAGCCTATTGCAGCTGTGGGACCAGCCGCTGGGCAAGTAGTAGAGACGGTTCAACAAGGGGTGCTCCCCGGTCTTGATATAGCTGAAGCAGCAAATGCACAAGCTGTCCTCCAACAGCAAATACTTGCTGGCCAAGTGATCCAAGCAAATCAGCTGCAACAGTTAGCACTAGCAGCACGATTGAGAAGCATACATGCAAGAAAATTAAAGCAACACCAGCTTGCTGCACAACTACAAGTCCTGCAAGCAAATCAGGCCCGAAAAGCTGGGCAAGTCCTTGCAACAGGGCAGGCCATAAAAGCTGGACAGGTTCTGGCAACAGGACAAGCACTGAAAGCAGGACATGCTCTTAAAGCAGGGCAGACCCTTGCAGCAGGGCAGGCCTTAGCAACAGGGCAGACCCTTGCAGCAGGACAGGCTCTGAAAACAGGCCAGGCCCTAAAGGCTGGATATGCCTTAAAAGCAGGTCAGGCACTAAAAGCAGGACAAGCTCTGGCAGCAGGACAAGCCTTACAAGCAGGATATAAACTGAAAGCAGGACAAGTTCTGGCAACAGGTCAGGCCTTAAAAGCAGGGGAAGTACTGAAAGCAGAACAGGCTCTGGCAGCTGGACAGGCAGTGAAAGCTGGGCAAGCTCTGGCAACAGGACACGCCTTAAAAGCAGGTCAAGCACTAAAAGCAGGACAAGCTCTGGCAGCAGGACAAGCCCTACAAACAGGATATAATCTGAAAGCAGGACAAGTTCTGGCAACAGGTCAGGCCTTAAAAGCAGGGGAAGCACTGAAAGCAGGACAGGCTCTGGCAGCAGGTCAGGCACTGCAAGCAGGGCAAGTGCAAGCTGCTAAAGGATCTGCTTTAGTCAACAGCGCTGTCCAGACTGGTCTGAATGCAATAGCTGCATCTCAGATAGCGGGTCACCAAAGTGCCCATCTAAACCACCATTTGGCATCAGCTGCTTCTGTTCTAGGTCAAAATGCTGGGACTCAGCATTATGATAGTGTTGTAGCTGTTGCAGCGCCTCAAATACAGCAGCCACATGCGGGTCGCTTAGTAGAAAATGCCAATCTTCTTCTAAGGGCACAAAATAACCTGCTGCAAAGACTCATTTTACTTCA GCCTTACTTCAAAGCGGGTAGAACAAGAGGCTACACAATACCCAGGAGGATACCAAAGATCCCGGTGGGAGTTTCACTCACACCTGTGCAAGTAAAAGCCTTACCACAGATCAACATACAG GTACCTGCCACTGTTCCACCGCCAACTATCAAAATACCCGCGTTATCAGGTATTTTGAAGCCACCTTTAAATGTAGAATACATCGAACATATTCTCAATATGCCAGATGACATCTTTAAAAATACTATTCAGAC GACGAAGAACGAATTCCTGGCCACCCTGTTCCCAACACTCTATCGCGACTCTGTGGTCGACCTCAGACCTATTCAGTCCCAGGAAATCAGCATTCCCTCTGACTCCTATGGAGCACCAATATATCCACCCTTAACAACCCCAGGCACTGTGGAAATTTTTGAGCCATTGTCTACTCCACCACATTATGGAGCGCCACCCGTGAAAATTGTTGCAACCCCAGCACCAGTTCCAGTGATACATGGGCCACCTCCTCCAGCATATGGTCCACCAAAACTGTCCACTACTATATTTGAGACACCAAAGCCTCCATCCCCAACGTATGGTGCACCTGTGGTACCTCAGACACCTTCACCTACATATGGAGTACCTGAACGACTTACACCTAGACCACCCTCACCTGAGTATGGAGTTCCTGGAACAGTCTTACCTATACCAGTAGTGCCTATTACCCCATCACCTGAATATGGGGTACCTGGGCTGCCTAAACTCCCATCACCTGAATATGGGGTACCTGGGCTGCCTAAACTCCCATCACCCGAATATGGGGTTCCTGGGCCACTGTTGCCTATACCCAAATTGCCTGCAACCCCATCACCTGAATATGGGGCACAGGGACTGCCTGCAACTCCATCAACTGAATATGGGGCACCAGGACCATTTTTCCCTTCACAAGGACTACCTACACTTCCTTCACCCGAATATGGACTACCAGATCCACCTTCTGATTCCTACGGAGCACCTCCTTCTACACACACGCACCATAATTGCCACCATGATGGAgaccatcataatcatcaccatgaTGGGGCACATCATAGTCACCACCACGGAGATGGAGATGATGTCTTGAAG CAGGTACCTGTCGTTCTCGAAGAAGTTCCCTTCCCAATTTCAACTCCTGCGCCAATCTTCACAACGATAAAGAACATTCCTGCTCCAACTACAAGTTCTTACTCAGACTTTAATCCAGTTCGCCACGAGAAGAGTCATTTTGGGAAATACCATGTAAATGCTCAAGGTGGTGTTATTCCAGGACCCGATTCCTTGCATGGTCACTCAATCGCTACACCGCACATTCACACCAAGGATTGTGGAAACAACTTGCATTCCCACGTGACCTTATCTCCAACCATTCCTCAAGGTAGCCACCACTCGTCCTTGCCTCTCGAACACCACAGCCACCACCACGACGCTCCTTTCGTAGCCAGTCCTCTCGAGATTCAGGTCCACGAAGCTGACTTCTTGCCTGGGCCCATACATCTCACGATCTCTGAACCAGTCAACGGTTTGGGTCCCATCCACGTCACCACATCCCAACCACAGTACGATGACAAGGTGTCTCATTCGGTGTTCCAAACGAATCAAAGGCCACTATCCGTGGCGGAAGAGGTTTTCCACACCACACACCATGACCAGCATTTGGACCCTCTCCACATAACGACGATTGGACCACATCCACATTCCATAGAGCACATTGATGTTCCGCCAG TTAATCCAGCTGTCATTTCGACTACCCCAACGACGACTTCAACAGTGGTTGTAGGTGTGGGACTACGACCCCACGGCAGCGATCAAGAGTTCTTTTCGCCAATAACTACGACTTTCTCCCCACCCCTGACATCCATTGCCCCGCTATTCCCAACTACAACGTTTAGACCTCGAGTTCCTTCGTCTACAACAATCGTCCAAGCTTTCCCAACCGTCTCCTTCTCTGAAACATTATCTACAACCACTTACTCCCCTCCAGTTCCATCGTCAACCTATTCTGTCCCGACTACTCCTAGGCCGACTTTCCAATCGACCCTCAATCCTATCCCAGTCACGCCTAGACCTACTTTCACAACGACGATCAGGCCTATTGCAACAACACCAACCACGACTTACACTACACCAGGGACTGTGTTCACCACCAGCAATAGTCCTGGTTTCTCCACAAGACCTACTTTCCCCTCCACCATAGGATTAATCCCTAGTACAACCCCTTCAACGTTTGACTTAGGAACAACGCCTGTGTTTGTTGTAGAGGAGTTCCCCAGCACTACGACCTCCAGCACTGTGTTCGAACTCCGGCCGACCATCGTCACCAACGGCCAGTTTATACCAACGACCACTTCACGGCCTTTCGGGTCGTTCCCTTCTGCTAG TTTACCAGAAGACATCAGCGATGTGATAATCTTGAACGATGGTAGTCTAGGGAGCGTCCCCGGCACGCCCCAGGACGTCCTGGAGAAGTTCTCTGCCGTCAATGAGGGCAACGAGTTCGATCGCATTCCGGGCACCGATCACAACGACGACTTCCACATCCTGTCGCCGTTCTCCAAGAGGAAAGGAAACTCGACTCACAACAAG atatcaCCATTTCACAACTTCCAAAATGGAGTCCCTCTGCCGGGCGTATCAGGAAACAAAAAACTTCCCGTCCCTCAGCTAGTTGGTGGAGATGGTCTTCCGGTATCAGGGACGCAAG ATTCCCAAGGCGCTTTGCAAATCACTCCGGAGATGCTTGCGAAATTGCCTGCTTACCTGAGGGAGGCACCAGCTTGCGCGACCGTGCCCACCAACAGATCATTTTGCTTGATGCCGCAAGACTATCCAAG TGACCTGGCAACATCTTTAATCCAGACGTATCGAAGTGAAATGGAAGAGATAAGCAACGCGCTGAAGACGCTTCCTATTCTATCGCCAGACCTTTCTCAAGCGCAGAATCAACTGCCATCAATAGACACCAG